The Sulfurihydrogenibium sp. YO3AOP1 genome has a window encoding:
- a CDS encoding PEGA domain-containing protein produces the protein MRKGLWFMVFLIFSSFILSSCEGKGKISIQEPKNADVYINGKHVGKTPLELELKEGSYDITVATTEFDRDTQKGVWVYYDKTTKLVFNPKPTGILQADSTPQGATVMEGRNYIGTTPFKEYLPVGKHLIIFKHGAVGTSRKVIIEYGKTTSIFVNLTKAVIHLNANPQDAKIYVDGKEIGTSPQNVELDEGVHKITVEKDVYKDTFTIKVKKGDEFYVNYTLEDVQLPPVQAYGPLYMTKDYKYFVSLGKAGIYFWDITDLKPHISLWDPEDVRNFDKFSIFAISDDGKFTTAIKPIKALAYKYKDMKNPVKILVWDNSTASVIVNKVFDVNASLISFGKGGNNVYVFSKDGKGFVLDAKSGNKIKDLSLNESLSVVKGYNNKIYTGTESGKLIVFDTNSDNIEKSENISSGRINDIQVSKDGKYLVIASKEAKVLNLADLSVFKNVSSNTTVLSANLSPSNSKIALAKADKTVDVYDINGSRLYTISNFTAQPISVIFATEEITITASSVENPTIDLWYNGKLLRKWVQTIE, from the coding sequence ATGAGAAAAGGTTTATGGTTTATGGTTTTTCTTATCTTCTCGTCATTTATCCTTTCTTCTTGTGAAGGTAAAGGAAAAATTTCTATTCAAGAGCCAAAAAATGCAGATGTTTACATTAATGGAAAACATGTTGGGAAAACGCCCCTTGAATTGGAATTAAAAGAAGGTAGTTATGACATTACTGTGGCAACAACAGAATTTGATAGAGATACACAAAAAGGTGTTTGGGTTTATTATGATAAAACAACAAAATTAGTATTCAATCCAAAGCCAACTGGTATTCTTCAAGCAGACTCTACACCACAAGGTGCAACTGTTATGGAAGGAAGAAATTACATCGGTACAACTCCGTTTAAAGAGTATCTTCCTGTTGGAAAACATCTTATTATCTTTAAACATGGAGCTGTAGGTACTTCAAGAAAAGTAATTATTGAATACGGGAAGACAACGTCTATATTTGTAAATCTAACAAAAGCTGTTATTCATCTAAACGCAAATCCACAGGATGCTAAAATTTATGTAGATGGAAAAGAAATTGGAACTTCACCACAAAACGTTGAGCTTGATGAGGGTGTTCACAAAATTACTGTAGAAAAAGATGTATATAAAGACACTTTCACTATAAAAGTTAAAAAGGGTGATGAGTTTTATGTTAATTACACCCTTGAAGATGTTCAGCTTCCACCTGTTCAAGCTTATGGACCATTATACATGACAAAAGATTACAAATATTTTGTATCCTTAGGAAAAGCTGGAATTTATTTCTGGGATATAACAGACTTAAAACCACATATCTCTTTATGGGATCCGGAGGATGTAAGAAACTTTGATAAATTCTCAATCTTTGCAATTTCTGACGATGGAAAATTCACAACTGCAATAAAACCTATCAAAGCACTTGCATACAAATATAAAGACATGAAAAATCCTGTAAAAATTCTTGTTTGGGACAATTCTACAGCCTCTGTAATTGTAAATAAAGTATTTGACGTAAATGCATCTTTAATTTCTTTTGGAAAAGGTGGAAATAATGTATATGTCTTCTCAAAAGACGGTAAGGGATTTGTATTAGATGCTAAATCCGGCAATAAAATTAAAGATCTTTCTTTAAATGAATCATTATCTGTGGTAAAAGGATATAACAACAAAATCTATACAGGAACAGAAAGCGGAAAATTAATTGTATTTGATACAAATTCAGATAACATAGAGAAATCAGAAAATATATCTTCTGGAAGAATAAATGATATTCAAGTTTCTAAGGATGGTAAATATTTAGTGATAGCTTCAAAAGAAGCTAAGGTCTTAAATTTAGCTGACTTAAGCGTGTTTAAAAATGTTTCATCTAATACAACTGTATTATCAGCTAACTTATCCCCATCAAACAGCAAAATTGCTTTAGCTAAGGCGGACAAGACTGTGGACGTTTACGATATCAATGGAAGTAGGCTTTACACAATTAGCAACTTTACAGCACAGCCAATATCTGTTATTTTTGCAACTGAAGAAATCACAATCACAGCATCTTCTGTGGAAAACCCAACAATCGACCTCTGGTACAATGGAAAATTACTAAGAAAATGGGTCCAAACTATAGAGTAA
- a CDS encoding glycosyltransferase family 2 protein — MNLTLGILKTTSDFSKINDVLEGIQDNLEYFNQIIYTGNKEDLENAEFDFVALDLDTDNKAVLRNKIMDKSENELILWIDNATVLEFDMIPEMMEVLESNPDADIIYTNIVYKDIEGNESIRKLEDVYGKENNLLMTLKIEDYIPEFGVIIKKDSLERLGKFDESFKDYEFYRFIYENLNNLKLKLSEFNYVVKYLLETFIDTSYRSKALRDALKKYPLQEFFPKLGWNKNENLALATAYTSIGDVLTDYYDLYNASEFYRKAALSFHNKITLSKLVQAYFNMGLFDEAKKLVSEEQGFSQEEVKNLQENIGQIQRLIEMIEKSINEGNVQEIFNLINEIASAYQGAPLYNILGVLEYYTNNLEKAYQFFYKAATLNPLNEDIIHNLTGLANQLGKQEDVKGLFERLLG; from the coding sequence ATGAATTTAACACTTGGGATTTTAAAGACCACTTCAGATTTTTCAAAAATTAATGATGTCTTGGAAGGAATTCAGGATAATTTAGAGTATTTTAATCAAATAATCTATACCGGCAATAAAGAAGATTTAGAAAATGCAGAGTTTGATTTTGTAGCTTTAGATCTTGATACAGATAATAAAGCAGTATTGAGAAATAAAATAATGGACAAATCAGAAAATGAGCTAATTCTTTGGATAGATAATGCGACTGTCTTGGAGTTTGACATGATACCGGAAATGATGGAAGTTTTAGAATCAAATCCGGATGCTGATATTATTTATACAAATATTGTCTACAAAGATATAGAAGGTAACGAAAGCATTAGAAAGCTAGAAGATGTATATGGAAAAGAGAATAATTTATTAATGACTTTGAAAATAGAAGATTATATTCCTGAGTTTGGAGTAATTATAAAAAAAGATTCTTTAGAAAGACTTGGAAAATTTGATGAAAGCTTTAAAGATTATGAATTTTACAGATTTATTTATGAAAATTTAAACAACTTAAAGTTAAAACTGTCAGAGTTTAACTATGTAGTAAAGTACTTATTAGAAACATTCATAGATACTTCTTATAGGAGTAAAGCTTTAAGAGATGCATTAAAAAAATATCCTTTACAAGAATTTTTCCCAAAGCTTGGATGGAATAAGAATGAAAATCTTGCTTTAGCAACTGCATATACGTCTATAGGAGATGTTTTAACTGATTATTATGATTTATACAATGCATCAGAATTTTACAGAAAAGCTGCATTAAGCTTTCATAATAAAATTACATTGTCAAAGTTGGTTCAAGCTTATTTTAACATGGGTCTTTTTGATGAGGCTAAAAAATTAGTTTCAGAAGAACAAGGATTTTCTCAAGAAGAAGTTAAAAATTTACAAGAGAATATAGGTCAAATACAAAGATTGATAGAAATGATAGAAAAATCTATTAATGAAGGAAATGTGCAAGAAATATTTAATCTAATAAACGAGATTGCTTCTGCTTATCAAGGTGCACCTTTGTATAATATTCTTGGTGTATTGGAGTATTATACAAATAATTTAGAAAAAGCATATCAATTTTTCTATAAAGCAGCAACATTAAATCCATTGAATGAAGATATAATCCATAATCTTACAGGTTTAGCAAACCAGCTTGGTAAACAAGAAGATGTGAAGGGTTTATTTGAAAGATTATTAGGTTGA
- the atpC gene encoding ATP synthase F1 subunit epsilon codes for MYRLDVVTPTGSVFSGDVYQTVITTADGEIGILENHMLLLTNITPGKLRIEKADGEVKEFAVTYGVLDVRGDKVIALVEEVFELDEINVDNEKQLLEEANQKLQNENLSEEEKEHYEKQRSRSQALLNLASAKV; via the coding sequence ATGTATAGATTGGATGTAGTTACTCCAACTGGTAGTGTATTTAGCGGTGATGTTTATCAAACGGTAATTACAACGGCTGATGGCGAAATTGGTATACTTGAAAACCATATGCTACTACTTACAAATATAACTCCTGGAAAGTTAAGAATCGAGAAAGCTGACGGAGAAGTAAAGGAATTTGCGGTGACTTATGGTGTATTAGATGTTAGAGGCGACAAGGTTATTGCTCTTGTAGAAGAAGTTTTTGAGCTTGATGAAATTAATGTTGATAACGAAAAACAACTTTTAGAAGAAGCTAATCAAAAACTACAAAACGAAAATCTTTCAGAAGAAGAAAAAGAACATTACGAAAAACAAAGATCAAGGTCGCAAGCATTATTAAATCTTGCATCAGCTAAGGTTTAA
- the glf gene encoding UDP-galactopyranose mutase — protein sequence MFNYIIIGAGFSGSVIAERIANVLNQKVLIIEKRNHIGGNCYDYKDENNIIIHKYGPHLFHTDYKDVFDYLSNFTEWQLYHHRVLAFIDGKKVPIPFNLNTLYEVFPKTLAEKLETKLLNKYNYNSKIPILELLREEDDDLKFLANFIYEKVFKNYTAKQWGLKPEDIDPQVTARVPIYISRDNRYFTDKYQAIPKEGYTKIFERMLNHPNIKIMLNTDFKELINIDYENKKIYFTKQEYKGKLIFTGMIDELFNFKYGYLPYRSLELKFESMDQEYYQEAPVVNYPNDYDFTRITEFKHIHPIKSDKTTILKEYPKAYQPNVDIPYYPVFTKENQELYNKYREEVDKFESLILIGRLADYRYYDMDDVVKRALEVFEKRVR from the coding sequence ATGTTTAACTACATTATAATTGGAGCAGGATTTTCTGGAAGTGTGATAGCTGAAAGAATAGCCAATGTATTAAATCAAAAAGTTTTAATTATTGAAAAAAGAAACCATATTGGTGGAAACTGTTATGACTACAAAGATGAAAACAACATAATAATACATAAATACGGACCACATCTATTCCATACAGATTATAAAGATGTTTTTGATTACCTATCAAATTTTACAGAATGGCAATTGTATCACCATAGAGTTTTAGCTTTTATAGATGGTAAAAAAGTACCAATACCATTTAATCTAAATACACTTTATGAAGTTTTTCCAAAAACCTTGGCAGAAAAATTAGAAACTAAACTATTAAACAAATACAATTACAACTCAAAAATACCGATATTAGAGCTTTTAAGAGAAGAAGATGATGACCTTAAATTTTTGGCAAACTTTATCTATGAAAAAGTATTTAAAAACTATACAGCAAAACAATGGGGATTAAAGCCTGAAGATATAGACCCACAAGTTACAGCAAGAGTGCCAATTTACATAAGTAGAGATAACAGATACTTTACAGATAAATACCAAGCTATACCAAAAGAAGGGTATACAAAAATCTTTGAAAGAATGTTGAATCATCCAAACATTAAAATAATGTTAAACACGGACTTCAAAGAATTAATAAACATTGATTATGAAAACAAAAAAATATACTTTACGAAACAAGAGTATAAAGGAAAGCTTATTTTTACAGGAATGATAGATGAATTATTTAATTTCAAATATGGATATCTACCATACAGAAGTTTAGAATTAAAATTTGAGAGTATGGACCAAGAGTACTATCAAGAAGCCCCTGTGGTAAACTACCCCAACGATTATGACTTTACAAGAATAACAGAATTTAAACACATTCATCCTATAAAATCTGATAAAACAACCATCTTAAAAGAATATCCAAAAGCTTATCAGCCAAACGTAGATATACCATACTATCCAGTTTTTACAAAAGAAAATCAGGAGCTGTATAATAAATACAGAGAAGAAGTAGATAAATTTGAAAGTCTAATACTTATAGGCAGATTAGCAGATTATAGATATTATGATATGGATGATGTAGTAAAAAGAGCTTTGGAAGTATTTGAGAAGAGGGTTAGATGA
- a CDS encoding endonuclease MutS2 — MRERDLESLEYRKFLNLLSSYTHNEITKNKINNLKPITNREFLEREIAKASEFESIFLKEGYFPLSEFPDITQAINLAKVEDSILSPKEIFEIGEILRVVKNVKSFLSNHTLNHLKKLFQNLTPLRELEKFITDSIDSDFAVKDSASKDLARIRKEIKEVEKLINNQLEKILNNPNYQDAIQEKLITLRRDRFVIPVKYNFSHRIKGIIQDRSSSGNTVYVEPFEVVPLNNKLTDLKLQENLEIRKILRFLTDIIRTKINFISNSFDALIEFDILYTKAKFSKAFNCRFPQIGESYQLYNAKHPIFLLKEKPFIPIDILLDEKRGLVITGPNTGGKTVALKTAGLLSLIFQSAIAIPVDEGSKIPIFNGIFIDIGDYQSIEENLSTYSAHIKNIREMLDLANKNSLLLFDELIPGTDPDFASAIGIAILDYVKEKNIRVIATTHLKKIKAYVLNNDYFKIAAVGFDKETLTPTYKIYYNAVGESMAFYIAQKLNLQKEIIEKAKSLISKDLLNFEELASKFSALISEYEEKIKEINQLKQQLELEKAKYENLAKQLEKDKKEKWKESLKEIQDFVEKIRQEGYEVLKEVKERQSGAPLEKFVKEKKNINIKTEEEIKAEEIKEGDVVRIKGKTQEGTVIAIREDKANVNFGGIKIWLPLNQLEKRQPKEEKTTFKITKSKTDITPSINLIGKTKEEAIKELEKYIDKVILEGYTTFKIIHGYGAGVLRNAVREYLDKLPFKLKYEDAPYHEGGLGVTIVRFEE, encoded by the coding sequence ATGAGAGAAAGAGATTTAGAAAGTTTAGAGTATAGAAAGTTTTTAAACCTGCTTTCAAGCTATACCCATAACGAGATAACGAAAAATAAGATAAACAATCTAAAACCTATTACAAACAGAGAGTTTTTAGAGAGAGAAATAGCAAAAGCATCTGAGTTTGAATCCATCTTTTTAAAAGAAGGATATTTCCCACTTTCAGAATTTCCTGACATTACCCAAGCAATAAACCTTGCAAAGGTTGAAGATAGTATTTTGTCTCCTAAAGAGATTTTTGAAATCGGAGAAATTTTACGAGTAGTCAAGAATGTAAAATCTTTTTTATCAAACCATACTCTAAACCATCTTAAAAAGCTGTTTCAAAATCTTACTCCACTTAGAGAGCTTGAAAAGTTTATCACAGACAGCATAGACTCAGACTTTGCTGTAAAAGACAGTGCAAGTAAAGATTTAGCAAGGATTAGAAAAGAGATTAAAGAAGTTGAAAAGCTTATAAACAATCAGCTTGAAAAAATCTTGAACAATCCAAACTACCAAGACGCAATTCAAGAAAAGCTTATCACCTTAAGAAGAGATAGATTTGTCATTCCTGTAAAGTATAACTTTTCCCATAGAATAAAGGGCATCATTCAAGACAGGTCTTCTTCAGGAAATACAGTCTATGTAGAACCATTTGAAGTAGTACCGCTGAACAACAAACTCACAGATTTAAAACTCCAAGAAAACTTAGAAATTAGAAAAATACTGAGATTCTTAACAGACATAATTAGAACAAAAATTAACTTTATTTCAAACTCTTTTGATGCTTTGATTGAGTTTGACATTCTCTACACAAAAGCTAAATTTTCAAAAGCTTTTAACTGCAGATTTCCACAGATAGGAGAATCATATCAGCTTTATAATGCAAAACATCCTATCTTTTTACTTAAAGAAAAGCCATTTATTCCAATAGATATCTTACTTGACGAAAAGAGAGGATTGGTAATTACAGGACCAAATACAGGCGGAAAGACGGTAGCACTAAAAACAGCAGGACTTTTGTCTTTAATTTTTCAATCAGCCATAGCCATACCTGTTGATGAAGGAAGTAAAATTCCAATCTTTAACGGAATATTTATAGACATTGGAGACTATCAAAGTATAGAGGAAAATCTATCTACATACTCAGCACATATTAAAAACATAAGAGAGATGTTAGATTTAGCAAATAAAAACTCTCTTTTGCTATTTGACGAGCTTATACCAGGAACAGACCCAGATTTTGCATCAGCTATTGGTATAGCAATTTTAGACTATGTAAAAGAAAAAAACATAAGAGTAATAGCCACTACACACTTAAAGAAAATAAAAGCTTACGTATTAAACAACGATTACTTTAAGATAGCAGCAGTTGGATTTGACAAAGAGACCTTAACACCAACTTATAAAATTTATTACAATGCAGTAGGCGAAAGCATGGCGTTTTACATAGCCCAAAAGCTAAATTTACAAAAAGAAATCATAGAAAAAGCTAAATCTTTAATATCTAAGGATTTACTAAATTTTGAAGAATTAGCATCTAAATTTTCAGCGTTAATATCAGAATATGAAGAAAAAATTAAAGAGATAAACCAGTTAAAACAGCAATTAGAATTAGAAAAAGCAAAATACGAAAACTTAGCAAAACAGCTTGAAAAAGACAAAAAAGAAAAATGGAAAGAGAGCTTAAAAGAAATTCAAGATTTTGTTGAAAAAATAAGACAGGAAGGCTATGAAGTCTTAAAAGAAGTAAAAGAAAGGCAATCAGGAGCACCGTTAGAAAAATTTGTCAAAGAAAAGAAAAACATCAATATAAAAACAGAAGAAGAAATTAAGGCAGAAGAGATTAAAGAAGGTGATGTTGTAAGAATAAAAGGAAAAACTCAGGAAGGAACGGTTATTGCCATCAGAGAAGATAAAGCTAATGTAAACTTCGGTGGGATAAAAATATGGCTACCTTTAAATCAGCTAGAAAAAAGACAGCCTAAAGAAGAAAAGACAACCTTTAAAATAACCAAATCAAAAACAGATATAACCCCATCTATCAATCTAATTGGCAAGACAAAAGAAGAGGCTATAAAAGAGTTAGAAAAGTACATCGATAAAGTAATACTTGAAGGTTATACTACCTTTAAAATAATCCATGGCTATGGGGCAGGCGTTTTAAGAAATGCAGTAAGAGAGTACTTAGACAAACTTCCTTTTAAGCTAAAATACGAAGATGCACCATATCACGAAGGCGGTCTTGGAGTAACCATAGTTAGATTTGAAGAGTAG
- a CDS encoding glycosyltransferase, with protein MTDLKISVLIPTYNRPEYLREALKSILDQSIKPYEVIVADDNPNEEINKKNFEVVNEFAKDYPFIKYHKNEKNLGPAENYKNLFYLASGDLIHFLCDDDILAPYTLEELSKPFKEDDDIVISAGKTLFVDEKLRVIYLPALRNHLEFYEKYFNDSYVNGKWLIEKSLEKLFNIMESFSGFMFRKDKVDFELFKFDAIDFEANADWFLWMNLAKKGKVYLSNKASNLHRMHETNNQLNIKTMLKEAIERQTFLTKEFIGSLGIDENLFRYKDGFTRNLYYIDAFYQYIKTDRKLSKDLKQLLNKIYNANLDLKIEREPFSIIIVSYTSSDTIKECIQSVLDSYLIEDDEIIVVDNNSKDNTVEIVESFNDSRVKIIKNSENLGYSKAINQGVDLSKNPYLVFLNPDTVVISKDWLNRFYKELQDKHVAMVGPVSDIAMYKNNLSKYILPNLRFLDLKRYEKFLKYIYNQYHEDTTLLSGFCIGISKERFLEFGKFDEDLILGFDDFDFSLKAQEKNLKQYVLPSVLIAHKNHKSFEKDIKKANYLNKLSLYNFLKKLIKKYGYGNVPNPIDLFMKDLKKTEPFYTFDLSDGRYRYVFKFTDKEKPKDFFRQKAKIIKLKPRIAIITVNYFSSEYIKSLSKSIVDSDYPNIDFIVVDNSENEEEFNKLENILKEVFGETTTKQCYLLKNINNGYAGGNNLGIRYAIENLKSEYIWLLNPDTKIEKNTPLELLKTLEYTDIPVVTCKIKNYDDENVQYVGDNVFLGGAENLKDYGLRYVKFLSGANIFMKSEVIEKVGYINEDFFLYFEDNEFLIRLRKNGINPIYTPFTFIRHKVGGTTDKSNKYPLWYYYEIRNRLLILDYAADNKYDFMDYLTSTLGEIRKSYIESEHNKKQAILDGIFDFSKRIKGKVNRGNFDKEEIGNRLIEFESYIEDVIIDYDIEKMYLKLKLDSEKMDLFDEFLELVKIKEIGR; from the coding sequence ATGACGGATTTAAAAATATCAGTTTTAATTCCAACTTATAACAGACCGGAGTATTTAAGAGAAGCTTTAAAAAGTATTTTAGATCAATCAATTAAACCATATGAAGTTATAGTAGCAGATGATAATCCAAATGAAGAGATAAACAAAAAGAATTTTGAAGTTGTAAACGAGTTTGCTAAAGATTATCCTTTTATAAAATATCATAAAAATGAGAAAAATCTTGGACCGGCTGAAAATTACAAAAATCTGTTTTACTTAGCGTCAGGAGATTTAATCCATTTTTTATGTGATGATGATATCCTTGCACCTTATACATTAGAAGAGTTAAGCAAACCTTTTAAAGAAGATGATGATATAGTAATATCTGCCGGAAAAACTTTATTTGTAGATGAAAAATTAAGGGTTATTTATTTGCCGGCATTAAGAAACCATTTAGAATTTTATGAAAAATATTTTAATGATTCTTATGTCAATGGTAAGTGGCTGATAGAAAAATCCTTAGAAAAGCTTTTTAACATTATGGAAAGTTTTTCAGGTTTTATGTTTAGAAAAGATAAAGTAGATTTTGAGCTATTTAAATTTGATGCTATAGATTTTGAAGCTAATGCAGATTGGTTTTTATGGATGAATTTAGCAAAAAAAGGAAAAGTTTATTTAAGTAATAAGGCCTCTAACCTGCATAGAATGCATGAAACAAATAATCAGCTTAACATAAAAACTATGCTTAAAGAAGCAATCGAGAGGCAAACTTTTTTAACAAAAGAATTTATTGGTAGTCTTGGTATAGATGAAAATTTATTTAGATACAAAGATGGGTTTACAAGAAATTTATATTACATTGATGCCTTTTACCAATACATAAAAACAGACAGAAAACTTTCCAAAGATTTAAAGCAATTGCTAAACAAAATCTACAATGCAAATTTAGATTTAAAAATTGAAAGAGAACCATTTTCTATAATTATAGTCTCTTACACCTCTTCAGATACTATCAAAGAATGCATTCAATCAGTTTTGGATTCTTATTTAATAGAAGATGATGAAATAATTGTTGTTGACAATAATTCGAAAGATAACACGGTTGAAATTGTAGAATCTTTTAATGATAGTAGAGTAAAGATAATAAAAAATTCAGAAAATCTTGGATATTCTAAAGCTATAAATCAAGGAGTTGATTTATCAAAGAACCCTTATTTGGTATTTTTAAATCCAGATACTGTTGTAATCTCTAAAGACTGGCTAAACAGATTTTACAAAGAGCTTCAAGATAAACATGTTGCAATGGTTGGTCCGGTTTCTGACATAGCAATGTATAAAAATAATTTATCTAAATATATTCTTCCAAACCTGAGATTTTTAGACTTAAAAAGATATGAAAAATTTTTAAAGTATATTTACAACCAATATCATGAAGATACAACTCTTTTGTCAGGATTTTGTATTGGAATATCAAAAGAAAGATTTTTAGAATTTGGAAAATTTGACGAAGACCTTATCCTTGGATTTGATGACTTTGATTTTTCATTAAAAGCACAAGAAAAAAATCTAAAACAGTATGTTTTACCTTCAGTATTGATAGCACATAAAAATCATAAATCTTTTGAAAAAGATATAAAAAAAGCTAATTACTTAAATAAATTAAGTTTATACAACTTTTTAAAAAAACTAATCAAAAAATACGGATATGGAAACGTTCCAAATCCAATAGATTTGTTTATGAAAGATTTAAAGAAAACAGAGCCATTTTATACATTTGACTTGTCCGACGGAAGATACAGATATGTTTTCAAATTTACTGATAAAGAAAAGCCGAAAGACTTTTTTAGACAAAAGGCTAAAATAATAAAATTAAAGCCAAGAATAGCAATCATAACGGTTAATTATTTCTCTTCTGAATATATAAAAAGTCTTTCCAAATCTATCGTAGATTCTGATTATCCTAACATAGATTTTATAGTTGTAGATAATTCTGAAAATGAAGAAGAGTTTAATAAGCTTGAGAATATCTTAAAAGAAGTGTTTGGAGAAACTACAACAAAACAATGTTATCTACTAAAAAATATTAACAATGGCTATGCAGGCGGAAACAATTTAGGCATAAGATATGCTATAGAAAATTTAAAATCAGAATATATATGGCTGCTAAATCCGGACACGAAAATAGAAAAAAATACACCTTTGGAGCTTTTAAAGACCTTAGAGTATACAGACATTCCGGTAGTTACTTGTAAGATAAAAAATTACGATGATGAGAATGTTCAATATGTAGGGGACAATGTATTCTTAGGTGGAGCTGAAAACTTAAAAGATTACGGCTTAAGATATGTAAAGTTTTTATCAGGTGCCAACATCTTTATGAAAAGTGAAGTTATTGAAAAGGTTGGATATATAAACGAAGATTTCTTTTTATACTTTGAAGATAATGAATTTCTTATAAGATTAAGAAAAAACGGAATAAATCCAATTTATACACCTTTTACATTTATTAGACACAAAGTTGGAGGTACTACAGATAAAAGTAATAAATATCCTTTATGGTATTATTATGAGATAAGAAATAGATTGTTAATTCTTGATTATGCAGCAGATAATAAATATGATTTTATGGATTATCTGACAAGCACTTTAGGTGAGATTAGAAAAAGCTATATCGAATCAGAGCATAACAAGAAACAAGCTATTTTGGATGGTATTTTTGATTTTAGTAAAAGGATAAAAGGGAAAGTAAATAGAGGTAATTTTGACAAAGAAGAAATAGGAAATAGACTGATAGAGTTTGAAAGTTATATAGAAGATGTTATTATAGACTATGATATTGAAAAGATGTATTTAAAATTAAAATTGGACTCGGAGAAAATGGATTTATTTGATGAGTTTTTGGAGTTGGTGAAGATAAAGGAAATAGGAAGATAA
- a CDS encoding glucose-6-phosphate isomerase: MIKIDFTNVMSDFIGEKHGILFEEIEAYKEIVKEVHEKIKEERDNSFYFTKLPYQHTEEIKKLAIEIRENFDYFVVIGIGGSALGNQMIQEAINGFNYNNFNYPKFYIMDNVDPEKIGNILDLIDIRKTMFNVITKSGSTVETIANFAIVLTTLKDELGEDYKDHLIFTTDPEKGFLRKFGEREGIKMLDIPPKVGGRFSVLSNVGLLSSAVCGIDIDLLLEGARKADELCMKISNPLENPAYLIGLIHYLACERKGKHISVMMPYFERLSSFVDWYRQLWAESLGKEGFGQTPLKSIGTIDQHSQIQLFRESPKDKIITFLRVLESSRDYKIPKDIPEEIGYLANHSLKEILDIELEGTIAALIKSQVPNLTITIDRLNHYNLGMLIYIYELATGFTGMLYKINPFDQPAVEEGKDFAYGLMGRKGYEKKLEEYRELVKEKYTLEIND, from the coding sequence ATGATAAAAATAGATTTTACAAATGTTATGTCAGATTTTATTGGTGAAAAACATGGAATTTTATTTGAAGAGATAGAAGCTTATAAAGAAATTGTAAAAGAAGTACATGAGAAAATAAAAGAAGAGAGAGATAATAGCTTTTACTTTACTAAACTGCCATATCAACACACAGAAGAGATTAAAAAACTTGCTATAGAAATAAGAGAAAATTTTGATTACTTTGTTGTAATTGGAATAGGGGGTTCTGCCCTTGGAAATCAAATGATTCAAGAAGCAATAAACGGTTTTAACTATAATAATTTTAATTATCCAAAGTTTTATATCATGGATAATGTAGACCCGGAAAAAATAGGCAACATTCTTGACTTAATAGATATTAGAAAAACAATGTTTAACGTGATAACAAAATCCGGTTCAACTGTCGAAACAATTGCAAACTTTGCAATAGTTTTAACCACACTTAAAGATGAGTTAGGAGAAGATTATAAAGACCATCTAATATTTACCACAGACCCGGAAAAAGGGTTTTTAAGAAAGTTTGGGGAAAGAGAAGGAATCAAAATGCTTGACATTCCGCCAAAAGTAGGTGGAAGATTTTCTGTATTAAGCAATGTTGGACTTTTATCATCAGCTGTATGTGGAATTGATATAGACCTGCTTTTAGAAGGTGCAAGAAAAGCTGATGAACTTTGCATGAAAATTTCAAATCCATTAGAAAATCCTGCTTATTTAATCGGACTTATTCATTATTTAGCATGTGAAAGGAAAGGAAAACATATATCGGTAATGATGCCGTATTTTGAAAGATTATCATCATTTGTAGATTGGTATAGGCAGCTATGGGCTGAAAGTCTTGGCAAAGAAGGCTTTGGTCAAACTCCATTAAAGTCTATTGGAACAATAGACCAGCACTCTCAAATTCAGCTTTTTAGAGAAAGTCCAAAAGATAAAATTATTACTTTTTTAAGGGTTTTAGAAAGTAGTAGAGATTACAAAATCCCAAAAGATATTCCAGAAGAAATTGGATACCTTGCTAACCATTCATTGAAAGAAATTTTAGACATAGAATTAGAAGGAACAATAGCTGCATTGATTAAAAGCCAAGTACCGAACTTAACTATAACAATTGATAGATTGAATCATTACAATCTTGGAATGTTGATTTATATTTATGAACTTGCAACAGGATTTACTGGAATGCTTTATAAAATCAATCCATTTGACCAACCGGCTGTTGAAGAAGGAAAAGATTTTGCTTACGGACTTATGGGCAGAAAAGGATATGAGAAAAAGTTAGAGGAGTATAGAGAGTTAGTTAAAGAGAAGTATACATTAGAAATAAATGATTAG